From Aspergillus fumigatus Af293 chromosome 5, whole genome shotgun sequence, a single genomic window includes:
- the isy1 gene encoding pre-mRNA-splicing factor ISY1, producing the protein MLFRFRAQQAADLGIIDIGRTRRPKAITSVDSIPSCEKWRGQVLKEISRKVSRIQEPSLSDYQIRDLNDEINKLMREKWAWEMQIRNLGGPNYMRGSGRVYDDEGREIPGGGKGYRYFGRARELPGVKEMFEAAARRGRRPPEEEEEEEGKGRGGDIATKKVDANYFGYGLDEEDGSLLAYERQKEKEAVEYLRGQKDSDAEDGWEPLPGDAGDGVEWRLPTLEEVQEELVDRRRRRLLDKIS; encoded by the coding sequence ATGCTCTTCCGCTTCCGGGCACAACAAGCCGCGGATCTCGGAATCATCGACATTGGACGGACGCGTCGGCCCAAAGCCATCACCTCTGTGGATTCGATCCCCAGCTGCGAGAAATGGCGCGGCCAGGTCCTCAAAGAAATCTCCCGCAAGGTGTCCCGGATTCAAGAGCCCAGTCTATCCGACTACCAGATCCGCGACCTGAACGATGAAATCAACAAGCTGATGCGCGAAAAATGGGCGTGGGAAATGCAGATTCGGAACCTGGGTGGGCCGAACTATATGCGTGGTTCGGGACGGGTATATGATGACGAGGGCCGGGAGATCCCCGGTGGTGGGAAAGGGTATCGGTACTTTGGGCGCGCCAGGGAGTTACCTGGTGTCAAAGAGATGTTTGAGGCTGCGGCGCGGCGGGGGCGGAGGCCgcccgaagaagaggaggaggaggaaggaaaagggCGAGGTGGGGATATTGCTACGAAGAAGGTTGATGCGAATTACTTTGGGTATGGgctggatgaagaggatggatcGTTACTTGCGTATGAGAggcagaaggagaaggaggctgtCGAGTACCTACGAGGGCAGAAGGATAgtgatgcggaggatggGTGGGAGCCGCTTCCCGGCGACGCTGGCGATGGGGTTGAATGGAGGTTGCCGACGCTGGAAGAGGTACAAGAGGAGCTTGTGGACCGGAGGCGACGCCGACTGCTGGACAAAATTTCTTAG
- a CDS encoding type II myosin — MLPSQLNVSPKRANPCGRSTPSPLPSAPQTRSPRPKSAIVTSPSKFEEARSHFRNSASISQLSPSSLKRTVTRQRSTSLRNDATSGTFAPEFIKSEELQRGADEIRGLEGDNDFSGNKYVWLRHPEKAFIRGLVLEERADGKLLVQSDDGEQREVEADQVDKVNPAKFDKADDMAELTHLNEASVVHNLHSRYQADLIYTYSGLFLVTINPYCPLPIYTNEYVKMYKGRSREETRPHIFAMADEAFRNLVEEGENQSILVTGESGAGKTENTKKVIQYLAAVATTDTPYARSGSKQLSTLSQQILRANPILEAFGNAQTVRNNNSSRFGKFIRIEFTRSGQISGASIDWYLLEKSRVVKPNSHERNYHIFYQLLQGADPKLRESLLLTDLHIEDFAYTRDGNDSIAGVSDVDEWNSLIEAFHVMKFSEEDQMCILRTVAAVLHLGNITIVKESLRADQAALGPDSLNSVERACQLLGIEPEPFVKGLLHPRVKAGREWVEKAQTPEQVRLALDALAKGIYERGFGDLVNRINNRLDRSTMAGDDSFFIGVLDIAGFEIFKNNSFEQLCINYTNEKLQQFFNHHMFVLEQEEYAREQIEWQFIDFGKDLQPTIDLIELTNPIGIFSCLDEDSVMPKATDRSFTDKLHSLWDRKSPKYRASRLSQGFVLTHYAAEVEYDTEGWLEKNKDPLNDNVTRLLARSTDKHVACLFSDCGDPDEDNELPKSRVKKGLFRTVAQRHKEQLSSLMNQLHQTHPHFVRCIIPNHKKRPKMLNAPLVLDQLRCNGVLEGIRIARTGFPNRLSFIEFRQRYEVLCPNMPKGYMDGQSVAHNMLQKLGLDPAWYRVGRTKVFFRAGVLAELEEQRDQLIRTIMTQFQSAARGFIQRRISNKRLYRAEATRIIQHNFQVYLDMKRNPWWRLFSRMKPLLGETRTANEVKKRDEKIKELEAKIKQGIAERQKLDEERRRTEIEIQKIQHTLESERALALDKEEIFKRLQLREIELTEKLAGAIADQESLEDQLDTLIAAKKKADEQLSQRITQLEQAGEIIERLEAEKRDLQSRLDVLDRQLEEARSSVAEQEARVKELGQEIKMLQSHLSLKDRKIQDLEAKLLKTDQDLDIKLARTSKDLELSKKQIKDLVEENRSIRQQISDLSSTSTGYEEMLRRKESEIAVLRNDTKKHQEEKEHLETEKASLSARHDNMQKRLRELQAEADAMRSERSQLEREVADVKKLLEEKISEDAEAGESRKLLEQQIQDLKNQLFQAQADLSRERQSRDDVQMLAEHNLAELRDKYASLNESKIIIEKEMYIQQDTLRRATEARAAAEKSRKELQTELIKLRDRFTKVESARLNAEAEIERNVKKQANERLDSVRKDLEEKARQLEDVEEERSRLSLRVQELTNAIAESENFRIRHDQHKERLERELVTLKGRLTASENDNRALLTKIQQKNLDIARSNSKASESQRLRITNLQREKAKLEEDNRKLTRQLGDLQLSITSLEKQKEKLSLSLEDLNHEVNREHKASRNAEKAASTAGIQLAEANRNLETERQLRTQAQANTRKLQGSLDTAHKEIEALHRQLMLLHKFVEPLSDKPPESWESVQPDLVEKVNLAQLLDTAQSKLQVMEEKYNRAESQLAEMRRRHEDEMKELDARYSSSKRALLEEIDQNQVAGNRTPTHLRKNSENGLVKKFATPTTPNRRLNLNEATMDSGRSDRTVDTIGYQKRMDLATEIEELQNKLQMSEMQNRHLQNQLEQLKPVRDLWQDESPSLRRMQLLERENGRLHDQLDDSAKKVSALERSIRSGELSLRDVQAKSHEELYDLINSQEQSRRSLLKVHNEAMADFTEAKAQFEKLKRAKATLEVELRDALSEAQELKVAREQDAVSRNQLLEEFSDLQIRLDAETSKSADLASSLSLYKSRADDYFNKLEQAEIAVLKATRAEQFAKSQAQEAEETCAQIMAERKQMDALVEDLQRQTQMLEARMEDQAAELQGALQAKQRLQNELEDYRNQRAIDIEDKETSMEQTRLKYQREFSTLNNELEMEREKVLNVRSENARLREELEDLRSKWDNEVLNSSTWAKEKARMEITLQDVTTSRDEAVNAHNEAQGRVVSLLSQVRSLRTSFDDITAERDTLFKEKKMLEARLAEAAERLEELAKGESPSMRSAASMDRELLELKSKLAQQEDVSAAAVGKMRRAEALVTEMQKEVTAEREANAQLFKDKAALEKQLKEAQLRCVDLETKSYSTGSQDVRFLHKRIKELETHLEEQENKHSSEQRSLRNVDRTVKDLQSQLERRDKLNAQLEEDVNKGREKIDRLLRNIEELQQSDSEAQLQIRRVERELREEREKALRLERELDGLKPLRTERGSAIGRPHVTFSDVGSRRGSSVYGASDLPQRMPSNTKGFL; from the exons ATGCTACCTTCTCAGTTGAATGTCTCACCGAAGCGTGCCAACCCTTGTGGTCGGtcaactccatctcctttgccttctgcTCCACAGACCAGAAGTCCGCGGCCAAAGTCGGCTATTGTAACGTCACCTTCGAAGTTCGAAGAGGCGAGGAGCCATTTCCGAAACTCGGCGTCTATTTCGCAATTGTCCCCGTCCAGTCTCAAACGAACCGTGACCCGGCAGAGATCGACTTCTCTAAGAAACGATGCGACATCCGGAACCTTTGCGCCCGAGTTCATCAAATCAGAAGAGCTACAACGAGGTGCAGATGAGATCCGAGGTCTGGAAGGAGATAATGACTTCTCAGGGAACAAGTACGTCTGGTTACGTCACCCTGAGAAAGCATTTATTCGTGGCCTGGTGTTAGAAGAAAGAGCAGATGGAAAATTGTTAGTCCagagtgatgatggagag CAACGAGAGGTTGAAGCGGACCAAGTCGATAAGGTCAATCCGGCGAAGTTTGACAAAGCCGATGATATGGCAGAACTCACGCATTTAAATGAGGCATCTGTGGTGCATAACCTGCACTCACGATATCAGGCAGATTTGATATAT ACTTACTCCGGTTTGTTTTTGGTCACGATCAATCCGTACTGTCCATTGCCGATTTACACAAACGAGTACGTGAAAATGTACAAGGGCCGTAGCAGAGAGGAAACTCGGCCCCACATCTTCGCTATGGCTGATGAAGCCTTTCGGAATTTGGTTGAAGAGGGCGAGAACCAAAGCATTCTAGTGAC AGGTGAATCCGGAGCTGGTAAAACCGAGAATACCAAGAAGGTTATTCAGTACCTTGCAGCAGTGGCAACTACCGACACTCCATATGCTCGTTCAGGATCTAAGCAATTGTCTACTCTCTCGCAGCAGATATTGAGGGCGAACCCAATACTGGAAGCATTTGGTAATGCCCAAACTGTCAGAAACAATAACTCGTCTCGATTTGGAAAATTCATACGCATTGAATTCACCCGCTCTGGTCAGATTTCAGGTGCCTCGATTGATTGGTATCTCCTGGAGAAATCTCGAGTGGTCAAACCGAATAGTCACGAGAGAAATTATCACATATTTTACCAACTGTTGCAAGGCGCCGACCCGAAACTGCGGGAAAGCTTGCTCTTGACAGATTTGCACATCGAAGATTTTGCGTACACCAGAGACGGCAATGATAGCATCGCCGGTGTCTCAGACGTGGATGAGTGGAATTCACTGATTGAGGCATTTCACGTCATGAAGTTCTCTGAAGAGGACCAGATGTGTATTCTTCGGACAGTTGCAGCGGTCCTCCATCTAGGAAACATCACTATTGTCAAAGAAAGTTTGCGTGCAGACCAAGCTGCCCTGGGCCCCGACTCATTAAATAGCGTCGAGAGGGCTTGCCAGTTGCTAGGGATAGAGCCAGAGCCCTTTGTAAAAGGGCTGCTCCATCCGAGGGTAAAGGCAGGCCGGGAGTGGGTGGAAAAGGCCCAAACACCAGAGCAGGTTCGACTAGCGCTAGACGCTCTCGCCAAAGGTATTTATGAGCGAGGTTTCGGGGATCTTGTCAACCGCATCAACAATCGGTTAGATCGCAGTACCATGGCTGGCGACGATAGCTTCTTCATCGGCGTCTTGGATATTGCCGGTTTCGAAATTTTCAAGAACAACAGCTTCGAGCAGCTGTGTATCAACTACACTAAcgagaagctgcagcagTTCTTCAATCATCACATGTTTGTCCTTGAGCAGGAAGAGTATGCACGAGAGCAAATCGAATGGCAATTCATCGACTTTGGCAAAGACTTGCAGCCTACCATTGATCTGATCGAGTTGACGAACCCTATTGGCATCTTCTCATGCTTGGACGAGGACAGCGTTATGCCGAAGGCCACAGATCGCTCATTCACAGACAAATTGCATTCACTCTGGGACCGAAAGTCCCCAAAATATCGCGCCTCCCGCTTGAGTCAAGGGTTTGTTCTGACTCATTATGCTGCAGAGGTGGAATACGACACCGAGGGGTGGCTTGAGAAAAATAAGGACCCTCTGAACGACAACGTAACACGCCTCCTTGCACGATCGACAGATAAACATGTCGCCTGCCTCTTTTCCGACTGTGGCGACCCGGATGAGGATAATGAGCTTCCCAAAAGCAGAGTCAAGAAAGGTCTTTTCCGCACCGTCGCACAGCGGCACAAGGAGCAGCTGTCAAGCCTCATGAACCAACTCCACCAGACTCATCCTCATTTTGTTCGTTGTATAATACCCAATCACAAGAAGCGTCCCAAGATGCTAAATGCCCCCCTCGTCCTAGACCAGCTTCGCTGCAATGGTGTCCTCGAAGGTATCAGAATTGCTCGTACAGGATTCCCGAATCGCCTCTCGTTTATTGAATTCAGACAGCGATATGAAGTTCTCTGTCCTAACATGCCCAAAGGGTATATGGATGGACAGAGTGTTGCCCATAATATGCTCCAAAAGCTAGGTCTAGATCCTGCCTGGTACCGTGTAGGGCGGACAAAGGTCTTTTTTCGAGCAGGTGTCTTGGCCGAGCTCGAAGAACAACGGGATCAGCTCATCCGGACTATCATGACTCAATTCCAATCTGCAGCTAGAGGGTTCATCCAGCGGCGGATATCAAACAAACGCCTATACCGGGCGGAGGCTACGAGAATCATCCAGCACAACTTCCAAGTCTATCTAGACATGAAGCGAAATCCCTGGTGGCGGCTATTCTCGAGGATGAAGCCTCTCTTAGGAGAGACACGTACTGCTAATGAAGTCAAGAAACGGGATGAAAAGATTAAAGAGCTGGAAGCCAAAATAAAGCAGGGCATTGCTGAACGCCAGAAACTTGATGAAGAGAGACGCCGTACTGAGATTGAGATTCAGAAAATCCAACACACACTTGAAAGCGAACGAGCTCTGGCTCTTGACAAagaggagatcttcaagaGACTGCAGCTTCGTGAGATCGAGTTAACCGAAAAGTTGGCTGGGGCCATTGCGGACCAGGAGAGTCTTGAGGACCAATTAGACACTCTGATAGCCgcaaagaaaaaggctgATGAGCAGCTTAGCCAGCGCATCACGCAGCTTGAACAGGCCGGCGAGATCATTGAACGTCTGGAAGCCGAGAAACGGGATCTACAGTCCCGCCTCGACGTCCTTGACCGTCAATTGGAGGAGGCCCGGAGCTCTGTCGCCGAGCAGGAAGCCCGCGTTAAGGAGCTAGGCCAGGAAATAAAAATGCTCCAGAGTCACCTGAGTCTCAAAGACCGCAAAATACAAGACCTGGAAGCGAAATTACTCAAAACAGACCAGGATCTTGACATCAAGCTCGCAAGAACATCTAAAGATCTGGAGCTGTCGAAAAAGCAGATCAAGGACTTGGTTGAGGAAAACCGTTCTATCCGACAACAGATTTCTGATCTCTCCTCCACGTCTACTGGATATGAGGAAATGCTCAGGCGAAAAGAAAGTGAAATTGCTGTTCTGCGAAATGACACCAAAAAGCatcaagaagagaaggaacaCTTAGAGACGGAAAAAGCATCCCTGTCAGCACGCCATGATAATATGCAGAAGCGACTTCGGGAGCTGCAGGCAGAGGCGGACGCAATGAGGTCTGAGAGAAGTCAGCTTGAACGTGAGGTCGCCGACGTCAAAAAGCTTCTCGAAGAGAAAATTTCCGAAGATGCAGAGGCTGGTGAGAGTAGGAAACTGCTTGAGCAGCAGATTCAAGACCTGAAGAATCAACTATTTCAGGCACAGGCTGATCTCAGCCGGGAGCGACAGTCGAGAGACGACGTCCAAATGCTTGCGGAACACAATCTTGCGGAGCTCAGGGACAAGTACGCCTCTTTGAATGAATCGAAGATCATCATAGAGAAAGAGATGTACATTCAGCAGGACACACTTCGCCGTGCGACTGAAGCGCGAGCAGCTGCGGAGAAGTCTCGCAAGGAGCTCCAGACTGAGCTGATTAAACTTCGCGATAGGTTCACCAAAGTGGAGAGTGCCCGCTTGAATGCAGAGGCCGAGATCGAGCGAAATGTGAAGAAGCAGGCCAACGAGCGCCTGGATAGCGTCCGAAAGGATCTAGAGGAAAAGGCGCGTCAGCTGGAggatgtcgaggaagagcgaTCTCGGCTTTCATTGAGAGTGCAAGAACTTACTAATGCAATTGCTGAGTCTGAAAACTTCCGCATTCGCCATGACCAGCACAAGGAACGCCTCGAACGAGAGCTGGTTACGCTTAAAGGCAGGCTCACAGCCTCCGAGAACGACAATCGCGCTCTTTTGACCAAGATCCAACAGAAAAATCTGGATATTGCCAGATCTAATTCAAAAGCCAGCGAGAGCCAGCGTCTCCGCATAACGAATCTGCAGAGGGAAAAGGCCAAGTTGGAAGAAGATAACAGAAAACTGACTCGACAACTCGGAGACCTTCAACTTTCTATTACGTCGTTGGAaaagcagaaagaaaagctGTCATTGAGTCTGGAGGATCTGAATCATGAGGTCAACAGGGAACATAAGGCCAGTCGCAACGCTGAGAAGGCCGCCTCAACTGCCGGTATACAACTTGCCGAAGCAAACAGGAACTTGGAGACAGAGAGACAGCTGCGAACTCAGGCTCAGGCAAACACACGAAAGCTTCAGGGATCGCTTGACACTGCTCACAAAGAAATTGAGGCTTTGCACCGCCAGTTGATGCTCCTACACAAGTTCGTGGAGCCTCTGTCAGACAAGCCGCCAGAATCATGGGAGTCCGTTCAGCCAGACTTAGTTGAGAAAGTAAATCTAGCCCAACTTCTGGATACAGCTCAAAGCAAACTTCAAGTGATGGAGGAGAAGTATAATCGAGCAGAGAGCCAACTTGCAGAAATGCGGCGTCGTCACGAGGAcgagatgaaggagctggacGCCCGTTACTCTTCATCCAAGCGTGCATTGCTTGAAGAGATTGACCAGAATCAGGTAGCCGGTAATCGTACCCCGACGCATCTGAGAAAGAATTCAGAAAACGGTCTTGTCAAGAAGTTCGCTACGCCAACAACACCTAACCGGAGATTAAATCTCAACGAAGCTACAATGGATTCTGGTCGGTCAGATCGGACAGTCGACACCATCGGCTACCAGAAACGCATGGATCTCGCTACTGAGATTGAAGAGCTTCAGAATAAACTCCAGATGAGCGAGATGCAGAACCGTCATCTCCAGAATCAACTTGAACAACTCAAACCCGTCCGAGACCTATGGCAGGATGAGAGCCCGTCTCTCAGACGCATGCAGCTTTTGGAGCGCGAGAATGGCCGCCTCCATGACCAACTAGATGATTCCGCAAAGAAGGTTTCTGCCCTAGAGAGGAGTATCCGTTCCGGAGAGCTATCGCTGCGTGATGTCCAGGCGAAATCGCACGAGGAGCTCTACGATCTGATCAATTCTCAGGAACAGTCTCGAAGATCCTTGCTCAAAGTCCATAATGAGGCCATGGCTGATTTTACGGAGGCGAAAGCGCAAtttgagaagctcaagcgAGCAAAAGCTACTCTTGAGGTGGAACTTCGAGACGCACTCTCCGAAGCGCAAGAGTTAAAAGTTGCCAGAGAGCAGGATGCCGTCAGCCGAAATCAGCTTCTCGAGGAATTCTCCGACTTGCAGATACGGTTGGATGCGGAAACATCCAAGTCCGCTGATCTCGCCTCCAGCTTGAGTCTGTATAAGAGTCGGGCGGACGACTACTTCAACAAGCTCGAACAAGCAGAGATCGCCGTCCTTAAAGCCACTCGCGCGGAACAGTTTGCCAAGTCCCAAGCCcaagaggcagaggagacTTGTGCGCAGATTATGGCTGAGCGCAAACAGATGGATGCTCTTGTTGAAGATCTGCAAAGACAGACTCAGATGCTAGAAGCTAGGATGGAGGATCAAGCAGCCGAGCTACAAGGAGCGCTTCAAGCGAAACAGCGCTTGCAAAATGAACTTGAAGATTACAGGAATCAGCGTGCAATCGATatcgaagacaaagaaaCTTCGATGGAGCAGACGAGGCTGAAATACCAAAGGGAATTTTCTACGCTCAACAATGAGCTCGAGATGGAACGAGAGAAGGTGCTCAATGTTCGTAGCGAGAACGCTCGTCTTCgggaggaactggaggatCTCCGTAGCAAGTGGGATAATGAAGTTCTGAACAGCTCAACTTGGGCTAAAGAGAAAGCACGGATGGAAATCACATTACAGGATGTCACTACGTCCCGCGATGAGGCTGTCAACGCCCATAACGAAGCCCAAGGCAGAGTTGTGTCCCTCCTTTCTCAGGTCCGAAGTCTGCGAACCTCGTTTGATGACATCACGGCAGAGCGTGACACAttgttcaaggagaagaagatgcttgAAGCCCGGCTGGCTGAGGCTGCGGAGAGACTGGAGGAACTTGCCAAGGGCGAAAGTCCGTCTATGCGCAGCGCCGCCAGCATGGACCGCGAGCTCCTAGAGCTGAAGTCGAAACTCGCCCAACAAGAAGACGTCTCAGCTGCCGCTGTTGGCAAGATGAGGCGAGCTGAAGCACTAGTGACTGAGATGCAGAAAGAAGTCACTGCTGAAAGGGAGGCGAATGCTCAACTCTTCAAGGATAAGGCTGCGCTAGAGAAACAACTCAAGGAGGCGCAGTTGCGATGTGTCGATTTAGAGACCAAGAGCTACTCGACTGGCAGTCAGGATGTTCGATTCCTCCACAAGAGGATCAAAGAG TTGGAGACGCAtcttgaagagcaagagaaCAAGCACAGCTCGGAACAACGGTCACTGCGTAATGTCGACCGTACAGTCAAAGATCTTCAGTCACAGTTGGAGCGGCGTGATAAGCTGAACGCGCAACTAGAGGAAGATGTCAACAAGGGTCGTGAGAAGATTGATCGTCTACTCCGCAACATTGAGGAGCTTCAGCAAAGTGACTCGGAGGCGCAACTACAGATCCGTCGAGTTGAAAGAGAGCTACGCGAAGAGCGTGAAAAGGCATTGAGGTTAGAGCGTGAATTGGACGGGTTGAAACCCCTGCGTACCGAACGAGGGAGTGCGATCGGGAGACCGCATGTGACATTCAGTGATGttggaagcagaagaggTAGCAGCGTCTACGGGGCGAGTGACTTGCCGCAGAGGATGCCGAGCAACACGAAAGGTTTCCTCTGA
- the pfa5 gene encoding DHHC family palmitoyltransferase, which translates to MARRAADKRVNLAVSRIIPPILIGVFGYASYAITKPLCVDYLIHPAHHYDRRSRSGAGAAILAIYYVLLIPVLATYLRLLYNVVLSPGYLPRGTACTQNQTGSDGSKHRHRRHRRRKSGHHLSKTTEKTDRSDGGDVERGLEYSARAKAYPLDAEGLESFYTKDVFVCQPDGRPVYCSTCCQFKTDRAHHCREVDRCVRKMDHFCPWVGGVVSETSFKFFIQFIVYTMIYCIFVLIVFAIYTAELRREAGRTNVHWIVCLALSSLFGFFTFGVAISSVQLAANNLTTIENLNRRSAVWTLAIRVPRHILSKRWAPTFRTITYPLPPVPPAESEVARESPGGEQHVFAILQTLPGENPFDLGSPLKNIQQVMGFSLLEWLLPIKQSPCADHSSNESAFALGPVVTRLKKEAGLEVSTESESADPVGAAETPQHEQRRGKHRRRN; encoded by the exons ATGGCTCGTCGCGCCGCGGATAAGCGCGTCAATCTCGCCGTTTCCAGAATCATACCTCCCATCTTGATCGGTGTGTTTGGTTATGCCAGTTATGCTATCACAAAGCCATTATGCG TCGACTATCTCATACATCCTGCCCACCATTATGACCGAAGGTCTCGGAGTGGCGCTGGTGCCGCTATTCTTGCCATTTATTACGTCCTGCTGATTCCTGTGTTGGCCACCTATCTCCGGCTTCTGTATAACGTTGTCTTGAGCCCTGGTTACCTGCCGCGGGGTACAGCATGTACCCAGAACCAGACCGGCAGTGATGGGTCAAAGCACCGTCATCGAAGACATCGCAGGAGGAAAAGCGGACATCATCTGTCCAAAACGACGGAGAAAACGGATAGATCTGACGGAGGCGATGTCGAACGAGGACTTGAGTACAGTGCGAGAGCAAAGGCATACCCTCTAGATGCGGAAGGATTGGAGAGCTTCTACACGAAAGATGTCTTTGTATGTCAACCGGACGGGAGACCAGTGTATTGCTCCACATGCTGTCAGTTCAAGACAGACAGAGCGCACCACTGTCGAGAGGTTGACCGATGTGTCCGCAAGATGGATCACTTTTGCCCGTG GGTTGGCGGTGTAGTCTCGGAGACCTCGTTCAAGTTCTTTATCCAGTTCATCGTTTATACGATGATCTACTGCATATTTGTCCTAATCGTCTTTGCGATATACACTGCCGAGCTCAGACGGGAG GCTGGAAGAACCAATGTTCATTGGATTGTCTGTCTCGCGTT GAGTTCTCTTTTTGGGTTCTTTACCTTTGGAGTGGCCATAAGCTCTGTGCAACTTGCCGCGAATAATCTGACAACAATTGAGAACCTCAACCGCCGCTCGGCCGTGTGGACCTTGGCAATACGCGTGCCAAGGCACATCCTCAGCAAACGCTGGGCACCAACCTTCCGTACAATCACATACCCTCTCCCGCCTGTTCCTCCGGCTGAGTCGGAAGTCGCGCGGGAATCCCCAGGCGGAGAACAGCATGTGTTCGCAATTCTACAGACTCTACCAGGGGAAAATCCATTTGACCTTGGAAGTCCGCTCAAGAATATACAGCAGGTAATGGGTTTCTCTCTGCTCGAGTGGCTTCTCCCTATCAAGCAAAGTCCTTGTGCGGACCACAGTAGTAACGAGAGCGCGTTTGCCCTCGGGCCCGTTGTGACGAggttgaagaaagaggcTGGGTTAGAAGTTTCCACGGAGTCGGAGTCGGCGGACCCTGTGGGTGCCGCAGAGACACCACAGCATGAACAAAGACGAGGAAAACATAGACGGCGTAACTGA